From Streptomyces griseorubiginosus, one genomic window encodes:
- a CDS encoding sugar ABC transporter permease: MAQAAAVAKPPAPPRRRRASATPRRLPYLLIAPAALLMLGFIAYPVISVFYYSLQNYNPTKPWRNGYAGFDNFVHIFTEDPQFWDTLIFSAKWVVVEVGLQLLFGLALALIVNQTFVGRGLGRALVFSPWAVSGVLTSAIWVLLYNSQTGITRYLADMGIGSYGTSWLSDTSTVFSAAVVADLWRGVPFFAILILADLQSVSKDLYEAAEVDGASKIKQFWHITLPHLKDAIILSTLLRAVWEFNNVDLLYTLTGGGPAGETTTLPLYIANTSVDAHNFGYASALTTVAFVILLFCSMVYLRLSKFGGGSK; encoded by the coding sequence AACCGCCCGCGCCACCCCGGCGACGCCGTGCCTCCGCCACGCCGCGCAGGCTGCCGTACCTGCTGATCGCGCCGGCCGCCCTGCTGATGCTGGGCTTCATCGCCTACCCGGTCATCAGCGTCTTCTACTACAGCCTCCAGAACTACAACCCCACCAAGCCGTGGCGGAACGGGTACGCGGGCTTCGACAACTTCGTCCACATCTTCACCGAGGACCCGCAGTTCTGGGACACGCTGATCTTCAGCGCCAAGTGGGTCGTCGTCGAGGTCGGGCTCCAGCTGCTGTTCGGTCTGGCGCTCGCGCTGATCGTCAACCAGACCTTCGTGGGCCGGGGGTTGGGGCGCGCGCTCGTCTTCTCCCCGTGGGCCGTGTCCGGCGTACTGACCTCCGCGATCTGGGTGCTGCTCTACAACTCCCAGACCGGCATCACCCGTTACCTCGCCGACATGGGCATCGGCTCGTACGGCACCAGCTGGCTGTCGGACACCTCCACCGTGTTCTCGGCGGCGGTGGTCGCCGACCTGTGGCGCGGGGTGCCCTTCTTCGCGATCCTCATCCTCGCCGACCTCCAGTCCGTCTCGAAGGACCTGTACGAGGCCGCCGAGGTCGACGGGGCCAGCAAGATCAAGCAGTTCTGGCACATCACGCTGCCGCACCTCAAGGACGCGATCATCCTGTCCACGCTGCTGCGCGCGGTGTGGGAGTTCAACAACGTCGACCTGCTCTACACGCTGACCGGCGGCGGGCCCGCGGGCGAGACCACGACCCTGCCCCTCTACATCGCCAACACCAGCGTCGACGCCCACAACTTCGGCTACGCGTCCGCCCTGACCACGGTCGCGTTCGTGATCCTGCTCTTCTGCTCGATGGTCTATCTGCGGCTGAGCAAGTTCGGAGGCGGTTCCAAGTGA